TTCCCCCGGAAGTGGTACGGGCGGAGCGTGTCGATCAGGGCTTCACGAAGCATCGTTCTCAGAGTCCTTCCGTCCGGCGATCCGGGGAGTCACCGCCCACCACGCCTTCGAAGATCCGGAGGAGCGCCGCGAGGTGCGCCTCCTGTGAAAACCGCCCGGCCACCTCCCTGGCGCCGCGGCGGAGCCGCGCGTGCTCCCGGGGGTCACGGAGGCAGCGGACGACCGCCTCCGCCAGCCCGGCGGCCGTCGGCGGGTCCGCCGGGGCCAGGTGGCCGCCGACGCCGTCCACCAGCCAGTCCGGGATCCCGCCGGCCGCGAACGCCGCGGCGGGGACCC
This portion of the Longimicrobiaceae bacterium genome encodes:
- a CDS encoding glycosyltransferase: GPGVSVEFTGWVGDDGMDALFARTDLLVVPSLWPEPFGLVGPEAGLRGVPAAAFAAGGIPDWLVDGVGGHLAPADPPTAAGLAEAVVRCLRDPREHARLRRGAREVAGRFSQEAHLAALLRIFEGVVGGDSPDRRTEGL